The DNA sequence AAAGATTCTCGCGAATGAGTCTACGACGAAAATTTCCTCAATAGAGCCGCCTGTCGAGTTCGTGAACAAGACGAGCACGAAAGTGACGACGAGCGCTAAAATACTCATTCGGCCTAGAAATGGCTTCTTACCGTGAATGCCTGTCATGAAATCAATCGTAAAAATGATTAAGGCAAGGGCAGCTAATACGATTTCCGGAGTCATTAAAGACCAGTTTGCATCAAAAGCGGACATTGTCTTTAACCCCCTATCTTCGACACAATGTCGATTACTGTAATGTTAATGACGTCACTTAAGATGTTCGGATATACACCAATAAGTAAGCTAAATGCGAGCAAACCGATCATTGGGATGTATTCCAGTGGACGTGCATCTTTTAGTTCTTTATATTTATCGTCTAACTGACCGAACGTCGTACGCTGCATTGCCCATAACAAGTAAGCAGCCGTTAAAATAATACCAATTCCTCCGATGACACCGAACCAAGCTGCAGCTGGTAAAATGCTAGCATCAGCTCCGAAAATACCGATGAATGCGAGCAATTCACTCACAAAGCCTGAAAGACCTGGTAATCCTACAGAAGCCATTGCTGCTGCGAGCATAAATCCTGCTAAAATCGGTATCGACTTTGATAAGCCACCAAGCTCGGAAATAGTACGTGTTTTCGTTCTTTCGTATATTGCACCTACCATAAAGAATAGAAGTGCTGCGATAAAGCCATGTGATACGAGCTGGAAGATTGCCCCTTGCATTCCTGATTCTGTGAATGAAGCAATTCCTAATAGCACGATACCCATATGACTAATACTCGAGAAAGCAACGAGACGCTTTAAATCCGTTTGAACGAGTGCGAGTAATGCTCCATAGATGATGTTCACGACACCGAGCAGTGCAATTAATGTTGCGAAGCGCGCTGCTTGATCTGGGAAAACACCAATCCCGATACGAATTAAACCGTATCCACCCATTTTCAGAAGGACACCAGCTAAAATCATACTAGCAGCTGTTGGTGCTTCGACGTGGGCATTTGGTAGCCACGTATGGAATGGAAAAATAGGAAGCTTTACTGCGAATGCAACGAATAGTGCTAAAAACAATCCTGCTTTTACAGTCGAGGACACTTCTACGTTTGCAAAAATGTCAGCGAGTACGATCATGTTAAATGTTGCATAGCCACTCGCTTGTAGTGCCACGTAGTACATTGCAATGAATGTAATGAACATGATTGCACTACCTAAGCCTGTGTATAGTAAAAACTTAAATGCTGCGTATTCCTTTGCTTTACCACCCCAAATCGCGATAATGAAAAACATTGGGATAAGTGTTAGCTCAAAGAATAGGAAGAATAGGAACATATCTAGTGCAACGAATACTCCTAGCATCCCTGTTAGTAGGACGAGTGTCCAAACGTAAAACTCTTTTACACGATTTTGAATCGTAAATGACGCGAATATCGATAGCGTTGTTACGATCGTCGTTAGTACGAGTAACGGTGCCGATAATCCGTCTACACCTAAGTGATAGTTAATTTGGAGAAAACCTAAGTCAAACCATTGGAAAAAGTGATTCATTTGCATATCTGGGTTTGCACGGTCAAACATTCCCCAAACAACGAGTGATACGACTAACGCGAGTATCGAAGTCCCCGTTGCGATAGAACGAACTAAATTTTTGTTTTCTTTAGGTACTGTTAATATGAGCAATGCCCCGGCTAATGGTAAAAATACAAGCCATGTGAGTATGAATGGGTTCATCCGATATACCCCCCTACTACGAAGGCAATTGCTACTACAATCAATCCTCCGATGAGTGTTACAAGTCCGTATGTTTGTACTTGACCATCATGCGTTTTCGCAAAAGCACGCCCTGTACCGCGTGTTGCGCGACCGACGAAGTTGACGATGCCGTCAACAATGATACGATCCATGTCGTAGAACAGCTTTCCGATAGCTACTGTTGGTCTGACAAACACTGTTTGATATATTTCATCGATATACCATTTGTTAAGAAATAACTTATGAACAGCTGGTAGTTTTTTCGCAAAGAAGTCTTCACTAATGACGCCCTTCCAGTACATTGCAGCGGCAAGACCGATACCTGCAACGGCGACTGCTATCGAAACGGCAGCTAACCAAAGCTCACCATGTGGCTGATATCCGACGTTTAACCCTTGCGTTAAAAACCCTTCTAATTGATGGCCAAAGAACGGCGCATTAACTAAACCAGCAACGACAGCTAACACAGCGAGAACCGATAGTGGAACGGTCATGAACTTAGAATTCTCATGTGGTTCGTGGTCGCCACGAAATTTTCCAGTAAAGGCTTTAAAGAATAGACGGAACATATAGAACGCTGTCATAAAGGCGGTAATGAGTGCAATCGTAAATAGGAACATGTCACCGTTTATGAATGCAGACGCTAATATTTCCTCTTTACTCCAGAAACCAGCGAATGGGAAGATTCCTGCGATCGCAAGTGAACCGAGTAAAAATGTAATGGATGTAACTTTCATGCGGCTCCATAAGCCACCCATTTTTCTTATATCTTGCCTATGATGCACGGCATAAATGACGCTTCCTGCGCCTAGGAATAGAAGTGCTTTGAAGAAGGCGTGTGTCATTAAATGGAACATTCCTGCAACATAGCCTGCAGTTCCGAGTGCGAGCATCATGAATCCGAGCTGGCTAATCGTAGAGTATGCTAGAATTCGTTTTATATCTGTATTCACGAGCGCAATGGTCGCGGCGAAAAACGCGGTGATTGCCCCTGTGTACGCGACAACTGTCATAGCAGTACTTGATGCTAGGAATAATGGGTACATCACACCAACTAAGTACACCCCTGCTGCAACCATTGTTGCGGCGTGGATAAGTGCAGATACTGGTGTTGGACCTTCCATCGCATCTGGTAGCCAGACGTGAAGCGGGAATTGAGCTGATTTACCAACGGCACCTAAGAAGATACAGATGGCAATGACGGTGATCATCGTATCGTTAATGAGTCCTGCTTCAAGGGCTGCGAATATTTCTCCATATTCGAACGAGCCTGTTTGGTTGAAGAGGATGACGAGTCCGATGAGTAAACCAACGTCACCAATACGAGTCGTAAGGAATGCTTTTTTCGCTGCCGCTGCTGCTTCTGGCTTAAAGAACCAAAATCCGACGAGCAGGAACGAACAAAGTCCTACTAACTCCCAGAAAATGAAGAGCTGTAAAATATTCGGTGCAAGCACCAATCCGAGCATGGAGAAGGAAAACAAGCCAAGGTACGCGTAAAACATGTGGATGCGATCGTCTTCATGCATGTATTCCTTTGAAAATATGTGTACGAGTAAACTCACGAGGGTTACGACGATGAGCATCATCGCGTTAAGCGGTGTTACTTCGAATCCCATGGTGATTGTACTCGTTCCAAATGTTAGCCATTCTAAGACAAATGTGTACGTTTCTCCACCAATTCGTTCAACTAGGACAATTATGGACAGGATGAACGACAAGGCCATCGCTGTTATTCCGACGTAGGCAGCTTTTTGTTTGAGCATTTTCCCTACAAATAACAGTATGATGAAGGCGATTAGTGGAAAAACTGGAATTAACCAGGCATTTTGTATCATACCATCACCTTTTCCTCTATTAATCTGTGTTTTTTATACAGACGTTCGTTTTTTCGTTCAAAATCATTCATCGGATTACCAACGTAGTAGGTCATGTTTTATGACATCGATTGATTCTCTATTTTTGTAGAGAGCAATCAGTATCGCAAGCCCTACTGCCACTTCTGCAGCTGCAACGGCAATGATAAACAATGTAAACACTTGCCCTGTTATTCCTGCTGCAGGGCCAATACTTGAAAACGCGACTAAGTTAATGTTTACAGCGTTAAGCATAAGTTCCACACTGGCAAGTACGATGACTAAATGTCGTCTTGTCAACACACCATAAAGTCCTATGCAAAACAAAATGGCCGCTAGTGCTAAAAAGAGATTAATGGAGACCATATCATTCCGCCTCCTTCCGCGCTATAACGATGGCACCGATGAGCGCTGCCGTAAGCAAAAAGCCCATTGCTAAAAAGGCGACAACGTAATGGCCATATAGTTCTAGTCCAATTGCTTCTGCTGTACCTTCATACGGCTCACTTGCTGGGAGATCTAGACCTAAAATGCCGTATAGCATAAAGCCAAGTAATGTCGCGACACCGATAAAGCTAAGCACGCGATGCGCTCTGCGCGGGTGTGCGCTAAAGGTAACATTGCGGTGCTCGGTCATCATCATACCGAAGATAAACAGAATCGTAACCGCACCTGCGTAAACGATGATCTGTATGATCCCGATAAAGTCAGCGCCTAGTAAAAAATACAACCCTGCAATGGCGAAGAAGACGAACGCCATCGATACAACTCGGTGCGAGATGCGTCTAAGCTGGAGAACGAGTACAGAACACGCGATGGCTAATATTGCGAGAATGAGAAAGATGATCATTTGCGTATTCACTTACGTTCACCTCTTTCTCCCATCTCAGGCACAGGGTCTGATTCCTCGTAGTAGCCATACACATGGTTGTTTGTTAACCATTCAATATCTTTAAAATGCTCAGAACGATTAAACGAGCTTAAATTATCGTAACGCGCTGTCATCACGATCGCATCTGTCGGACATACCTCTGTACAGAAGTCACAAAGGATACAGCCTTGGAAATCGATGTTATACGTATCAATAATTTTTTTCTTCGGATTCTCTTCGGATTTTTTCCCTGTAAGTGTAATTACGTCTGTCGGGCATGCTGTTACGCATAAATTACATACGATACATTTATCTGGAAAAAATCGATGGATTCCTCGGAAACGTTCCGGCATAACTACTTGTTCATCAGGATATTGGATGGTGATCTTTTTCTTCCTAAAGTAGTTAAAGGTTACGCCGAAGCCTTTTAATAATCGAAACATTTTACCACCCCATCCCCACTTTTAATATTGCAGTAATTACGATGTTCAGTAATGCTAACGGAATGAGAACCTTCCAGCAAAATTGCATCAGTTTATCCACTCTCGCTCTCGGTAACGTAGCACGAAGCCAGAACCATACGAACATGAATAAACACATTTTCAGTAGGAACCAAACAACACCTGGTAAAAACGCTGGCCCTAACCATCCGCCTAGGAATAATGTCGTAGCAAATGCAGCGATGGCAATTGCATACGTATATTCTGCAAGCATAAAGAACGCGAATCTAAATCCAGAGTATTCCGTATGATAACCTGATACGAGCTCCGACTCTGCTTCAGGTAAGTCAAATGGTGAGCGATTTAGTTCGGCTATAGCAGAAATCATGTAAATAACAAAGCCTAGGAATTGTGGAATGATAAACCACATCCCAATTTCAGCTTGGAAAAATACGATGTCTCGTAAGTTTAACGAGCCTGCTAATATGACGATCCCAAGAATTGATAGTACGAGTGGTAGCTCATAGCTGATCATCTGGGATACACCACGTATCGCCCCTAGTAAGGAATACTTGTTATTGGAGCTCCATCCTCCCATAAGTACTCCTAGCATTGTCATCGAGGATACACCTAGAAAGTAAAGAACACCGATATTCAAATCTGCAGCATACAGATTTTCACTCCAAGAAATGACGGCGAACACCATAAACGCTGGTGCAAAGGCAATGACTGGTGCCATGATAAAAATTGTTCTGTCTGCGCCTCTAGGAATGATATCCTCTTTCATCAGAAGCTTTGTTACGTCTGCGATTGTTTGCATCATACCCCAAAGTCCGTGTCGGTTTGGACCGTTACGCACTTGCATATATCCGATTACTTTTCGCTCAAAAAGGATCGTATAGGTAACAGCCCCGAGTAAGGCCCCTAATACAGCTACGGCATATATGACCATATATAGGAGATCCATTACGCATCAACCTCCCCGAGTACGATATCTAAGCTTCCGAATATAGCTACGAGGTCTTGTATGTTTTGTCCGATCAGTAATTCTTGTAAAATAGATACGTTTACGAAAGATGGTCGGCGCAGTTTGATACGATAAGGCTTGTTTTTTCCATTACTAATCGCATAAACACCGATTTCTCCCTTAGATGCTTCCGCACGTGTGTACGCTTCACCAGCAGGTGGTTTGATCATCATAATACGCTTTCCTTTTTTCGTAATGATGTCTCCGCCTTCAGGTATTTGCTCACATGCTTGCTCAATGATTTTCAGAGATTCATATAGCTCTGCAATTCTCACTTTATAACGGGCAAACACATCGCCTTCTTCTCTTACTGGAATATCGAAGTCGAACCGGTCATAAATCGAATAAGGCTCTTCTTTTCTAATGTCAATGTTCACGCCACTTGCTCTCGCTAGTGGTCCTGAAAGACCCCAATTAATGACTTGTTCTTTCGTTAGCTTCCCAACCCCCATCGTACGAGATTGGAAAATTTCATTTCCTGTAACGAGCGTGTCATACTCGGCGATGTTTTCACGAAGCACGTTTACTTTTTCTTTTACTCTATCAATCCATCCGTCTGGTGCATCCCATTTCACTCCACCGATACGCATGTAGTTAAAGGTCATTCTTGCTCCACTGATTTCATTCAGTAAATCTAAGCAATGATCACGATCACGGAATGCGTAAAGGAATGGGCTTAGGGCACCAATATCTAGTAAATATGTACCCCACCAAACTAAGTGACTTGCGATTCGGTTGAGTTCCATCGTGATGACGCGTAAATATTCAGCACGCTCTGGAATCTCCCAACCTAGTAGTTTCTCAACTGCTGCGCAATATACGTAGTTGTTCGTCATCGCATTCATATAATCGAGACGATCTGTGTAAGGAATAAACTGTGTATACATGAAGCGTTCTGCTAGTTTTTCGGATCCACGGTGTAAGTAGCCCATCACTGGTTCTACCTTTCTAATCGTTTCCCCATCGACTTCCACTACGATTCGAAATACTCCGTGTGTACTAGGGTGTTGTGGACCCATGTTTAATGTCATCGTTTCTGTTTTTATCGACATCCGTTCGGCACCCCCTAATCCAGCCCGAGAGCTTTTTTATCAGTAATGTAGTCTTTCCTGAGTGGATGGCCTTCCCACTCATCTTGGAGCAAAATACGCTTTAAATTCCAATGGCCTGGGAAATCAATTCCTAATAAATCATAAATTTCTCTTTCCATATAATCAGCCGCTTTCCATATAGAATCTACAGAAATGACCGACGGGTTCTCTCTTGACGTTCTCACCTTCACATATAAATAATGCTTCTTCGTTGTTGAGTAAAAATTGTAAACGACTTCCATATGTTCATCATAGTCAACACCCGTCACACAGGAAAGGAAATCAAATTGTAGTTCCGGATCATCGCGGAGTGCTTTTGCGACGTTTTCTTTCCATTGTTCTGAAGTAAGAATGATCATTGGTCTATCAAAATTGAGCAATGCGAGCTCTTCTTGTTCTTCTTGCTCTTCTTCGGATTCGGCGGATTCTTCATCAGCCGTTTTAAGTGTCAGTGTCTCTTCTCCTAGTACATTGTTCACTTTTTTCACGACTAACTCTAATACTTCCTGACTCATTCTTGCCCCACCTTCTCTCCTTTTGCTTCACGGCGAATTTTCTCACGAAGCAAGTCTACACCATCTAGTAACGCAGGTGGTGTTGGTGGACACCCTGGCACGTAAACATCAACTGGAACAACTTTGTCAACACCGTTTACTACGCTATATGCCTCTTTGTATGGACCCCCACATGTTGCACAGGATCCCATGGAAATTACCCATTTTGGCTCTGGCATTTGGTCATATAATGTTCTCAACACAGGCGCCATTTTAGATGTAACTGTACCTGCAACAATCATGACATCGGAATGCCTCGGTGACGCTCGGAAAATAACTCCAAATCTATCAAAGTCATACCTCGCTGCCCCTGTCCCCATCATCTCAATTGCACAGCATGCTAGCCCAAATGATAATGGCCATAACGAACGTGTACGTGACCACGCTTTTAACTGTTCAACCTTTGTGAAAAATACATTCCTTTTTATGTCCTCTAGAATTCGAGGGTCATACTGTTCTGTGTCTTTAAAGCCTTTTAGTTCCATTCTAGCACCTTCTTTTTCCAAGAATATGCAAGCCCTAAGCCTAGAATTGCAATGAAGATTAACATGGCATTAAGACCTACCCAACCGAGCTGACCTAAAGCTACAGCCCACGGGTATAAGAAAACGGTTTCAATATCAAAGATCACAAACTCAAGTGCTACGATGTAATACGCAACGTGATACCTCACTTGCGCATCACCTGTTGGCTCAATCCCACTCTCGTACGTTTGTAGCTTCTTGCTGTAAGGATTATTTGGGCGAAGCAAACGTCCAAATGTGAGCGCAACTACTGGAAGTGCTACACCTAATACCATGAAGATTAACACATAAATATAGTTGTCAAAATATACTCCCAGCCCCATAACTTCTCTCCCCTCCATGTGATATAGTAAATTTATACTTGTTCCAATTAAAAGTATAACAAAGCAGTTCAAAAAATGTCTATATTATTAGGAATTATCGCAATTTTATAGTTATTACATTAGTAATATTGTTAAGTCTGTTTTCATGTCATGTCGACAGGCTTGAAGCCTTGGTATATATAGGTTTTATCTCTTTTTCATATGTTGATTTAATTAGAATTACTATAAATACTGAATTATTTTATTTTTCCGGCATTACAGGTGTGTTATGGTGAAAAATATGAACTGTTTTTTTCTGTTTTACTAGATTGGTATATAAGTGTTGACGTTTTGCTTCTGTTGTCTATGACAATACTCCTGTTTTACAAACAATCCTCCTTTATTCTTACATTTTTCTTCCTTCTAGGACTAATACAGTATTTCCTGGGTAATATAACAGGCTTGTTAATTGTACTTATTTAATAATTATGTTTTAAAAAGCATTTCGTATTACAAAATTTCTTGATTTTTTTGTGAAAAACTAGCAGATTATTTTGAAGTGATAATAATAGTAAATTTGGCGGTCTCATGTGATCGCTACTATGACTCGTTTTTAGGTTACGCAAACCCGCTTGTCAGCTTTGGAAACTGTAAAGAAAAATCTCTATACAATAGTCGATTCAATCAAAGCACCTATTATGACAATTTGTCTTATTTTTATGAGGGGATTTTTGAGGATCTCTTGTGGAATTAAATATGGATTTGAATTTTTCCGGATCTTTTATGGAATAAATATGGATTGGAATTTTTCCGGATCTTTTATGGAATAAATATGGATTGGAATTCTCTTATTTGTTGTTTGTTAGTTTTAGTTTGTTTCTGTGGTCATTATTTTAGTTACTTTTTATGCAGTGTATCATTTGTTGTTATAATCTTGTTTTTTTAATCTTGTATCTTTTTTGTTTTTTAATCTTGTTTTTTTGATAGTGGTTGTGCTATTTAGTTGTCGTTGCTGCTTTTTTTCTTCGTTCCGTTTTTGATGCAAGCTTGTTTTTCTACACTCATTTAACCCTGTTGTTTTTCTTCTCCAAGAGTGTGTTAGATTAAGTCGTACATAATTTGTAACAATTCTAGTGAAATTTATAGAGGTTATTTCTAATAGGATGTCGTATTTACATTTGAAGAATTAGTGTTTAAAAAATTATCAATTCAGTGCAGTTCACGATAAACACTTTTTTCGGATAAACAATATATCTTAAAATGAGGAGTGATTGTTTCATGGCTTATGAAAAACGAAATTGGGAGCTCGGCCGACACTATCATATTTTCAATCGTAAGAGTAGGAGGGACACTTTATTTTACAAAGATGACGATTTTATATTTTTTTTGAATATACTACACGCGACAAGCCTCAAATACCCTTTTAAAATTTCGGCCTACTGCCTGATGAAGAATCATTACCATCTCCAAATATTTTCTAATCACCTTCCACTATCACCAATTATGGAGCAAATAAATAAACTGTATGCAAGATACTTTAACCATAAATACAATCATAGTGGCCCCCTGTTTGAAGACCGTTTTAAATCAATTCCCGTAAAAGATAATCATGGAATGATAACGCTAAGCAGATACATACATTATAATCCAGTACATCAAAAGAATAATCGCTACCGCACTCCAGAGGTTTATAAATGGAGTAGCTATACATTCTA is a window from the Evansella cellulosilytica DSM 2522 genome containing:
- a CDS encoding complex I subunit 4 family protein, with the protein product MNPFILTWLVFLPLAGALLILTVPKENKNLVRSIATGTSILALVVSLVVWGMFDRANPDMQMNHFFQWFDLGFLQINYHLGVDGLSAPLLVLTTIVTTLSIFASFTIQNRVKEFYVWTLVLLTGMLGVFVALDMFLFFLFFELTLIPMFFIIAIWGGKAKEYAAFKFLLYTGLGSAIMFITFIAMYYVALQASGYATFNMIVLADIFANVEVSSTVKAGLFLALFVAFAVKLPIFPFHTWLPNAHVEAPTAASMILAGVLLKMGGYGLIRIGIGVFPDQAARFATLIALLGVVNIIYGALLALVQTDLKRLVAFSSISHMGIVLLGIASFTESGMQGAIFQLVSHGFIAALLFFMVGAIYERTKTRTISELGGLSKSIPILAGFMLAAAMASVGLPGLSGFVSELLAFIGIFGADASILPAAAWFGVIGGIGIILTAAYLLWAMQRTTFGQLDDKYKELKDARPLEYIPMIGLLAFSLLIGVYPNILSDVINITVIDIVSKIGG
- the nuoL gene encoding NADH-quinone oxidoreductase subunit L; this translates as MIQNAWLIPVFPLIAFIILLFVGKMLKQKAAYVGITAMALSFILSIIVLVERIGGETYTFVLEWLTFGTSTITMGFEVTPLNAMMLIVVTLVSLLVHIFSKEYMHEDDRIHMFYAYLGLFSFSMLGLVLAPNILQLFIFWELVGLCSFLLVGFWFFKPEAAAAAKKAFLTTRIGDVGLLIGLVILFNQTGSFEYGEIFAALEAGLINDTMITVIAICIFLGAVGKSAQFPLHVWLPDAMEGPTPVSALIHAATMVAAGVYLVGVMYPLFLASSTAMTVVAYTGAITAFFAATIALVNTDIKRILAYSTISQLGFMMLALGTAGYVAGMFHLMTHAFFKALLFLGAGSVIYAVHHRQDIRKMGGLWSRMKVTSITFLLGSLAIAGIFPFAGFWSKEEILASAFINGDMFLFTIALITAFMTAFYMFRLFFKAFTGKFRGDHEPHENSKFMTVPLSVLAVLAVVAGLVNAPFFGHQLEGFLTQGLNVGYQPHGELWLAAVSIAVAVAGIGLAAAMYWKGVISEDFFAKKLPAVHKLFLNKWYIDEIYQTVFVRPTVAIGKLFYDMDRIIVDGIVNFVGRATRGTGRAFAKTHDGQVQTYGLVTLIGGLIVVAIAFVVGGYIG
- the nuoK gene encoding NADH-quinone oxidoreductase subunit NuoK; the protein is MVSINLFLALAAILFCIGLYGVLTRRHLVIVLASVELMLNAVNINLVAFSSIGPAAGITGQVFTLFIIAVAAAEVAVGLAILIALYKNRESIDVIKHDLLRW
- a CDS encoding NADH-quinone oxidoreductase subunit J gives rise to the protein MNTQMIIFLILAILAIACSVLVLQLRRISHRVVSMAFVFFAIAGLYFLLGADFIGIIQIIVYAGAVTILFIFGMMMTEHRNVTFSAHPRRAHRVLSFIGVATLLGFMLYGILGLDLPASEPYEGTAEAIGLELYGHYVVAFLAMGFLLTAALIGAIVIARKEAE
- a CDS encoding NuoI/complex I 23 kDa subunit family protein codes for the protein MFRLLKGFGVTFNYFRKKKITIQYPDEQVVMPERFRGIHRFFPDKCIVCNLCVTACPTDVITLTGKKSEENPKKKIIDTYNIDFQGCILCDFCTEVCPTDAIVMTARYDNLSSFNRSEHFKDIEWLTNNHVYGYYEESDPVPEMGERGERK
- the nuoH gene encoding NADH-quinone oxidoreductase subunit NuoH; translation: MDLLYMVIYAVAVLGALLGAVTYTILFERKVIGYMQVRNGPNRHGLWGMMQTIADVTKLLMKEDIIPRGADRTIFIMAPVIAFAPAFMVFAVISWSENLYAADLNIGVLYFLGVSSMTMLGVLMGGWSSNNKYSLLGAIRGVSQMISYELPLVLSILGIVILAGSLNLRDIVFFQAEIGMWFIIPQFLGFVIYMISAIAELNRSPFDLPEAESELVSGYHTEYSGFRFAFFMLAEYTYAIAIAAFATTLFLGGWLGPAFLPGVVWFLLKMCLFMFVWFWLRATLPRARVDKLMQFCWKVLIPLALLNIVITAILKVGMGW
- a CDS encoding NADH-quinone oxidoreductase subunit D, with product MSIKTETMTLNMGPQHPSTHGVFRIVVEVDGETIRKVEPVMGYLHRGSEKLAERFMYTQFIPYTDRLDYMNAMTNNYVYCAAVEKLLGWEIPERAEYLRVITMELNRIASHLVWWGTYLLDIGALSPFLYAFRDRDHCLDLLNEISGARMTFNYMRIGGVKWDAPDGWIDRVKEKVNVLRENIAEYDTLVTGNEIFQSRTMGVGKLTKEQVINWGLSGPLARASGVNIDIRKEEPYSIYDRFDFDIPVREEGDVFARYKVRIAELYESLKIIEQACEQIPEGGDIITKKGKRIMMIKPPAGEAYTRAEASKGEIGVYAISNGKNKPYRIKLRRPSFVNVSILQELLIGQNIQDLVAIFGSLDIVLGEVDA
- a CDS encoding NADH-quinone oxidoreductase subunit C, which produces MSQEVLELVVKKVNNVLGEETLTLKTADEESAESEEEQEEQEELALLNFDRPMIILTSEQWKENVAKALRDDPELQFDFLSCVTGVDYDEHMEVVYNFYSTTKKHYLYVKVRTSRENPSVISVDSIWKAADYMEREIYDLLGIDFPGHWNLKRILLQDEWEGHPLRKDYITDKKALGLD
- a CDS encoding NuoB/complex I 20 kDa subunit family protein; this encodes MELKGFKDTEQYDPRILEDIKRNVFFTKVEQLKAWSRTRSLWPLSFGLACCAIEMMGTGAARYDFDRFGVIFRASPRHSDVMIVAGTVTSKMAPVLRTLYDQMPEPKWVISMGSCATCGGPYKEAYSVVNGVDKVVPVDVYVPGCPPTPPALLDGVDLLREKIRREAKGEKVGQE
- a CDS encoding NADH-quinone oxidoreductase subunit A, encoding MGLGVYFDNYIYVLIFMVLGVALPVVALTFGRLLRPNNPYSKKLQTYESGIEPTGDAQVRYHVAYYIVALEFVIFDIETVFLYPWAVALGQLGWVGLNAMLIFIAILGLGLAYSWKKKVLEWN
- a CDS encoding transposase, with the protein product MFNRKSRRDTLFYKDDDFIFFLNILHATSLKYPFKISAYCLMKNHYHLQIFSNHLPLSPIMEQINKLYARYFNHKYNHSGPLFEDRFKSIPVKDNHGMITLSRYIHYNPVHQKNNRYRTPEVYKWSSYTFYLPSTPANEIPTFLDTTPILNQFQGNEYEKKARYIDWCKY